The window TGGTGAGCTGGATCTCGGCGTCGGGAACGTCGATCAGCGCTTCAGCGGCGTTCTTCACCAGATTGAGGAACACCTGGATCAGCTGGTCCTGGTTCGCCAGCACCGGCGGCAGCGACGGATCGTAGTCCTCGACGAAGCGAATGTTGCGGGCAAAGCCCGACTGCGCCAGTCGCTTCACGTGGTCGAGCACGGAATGGATGTTGACGGGGCCGCGCACCACGGGACGCTCGTCGCCGAACACCTCCATGCGGTCGACCAGCGTGACGATGCGATCGGCCTCGTCGCAGATCAGGCGGGTCAGCATGCGGTCTTCGGAGGACGCCTGCTGCTCGAGCAACTGCGCCGCGCCACGAATGCCGGAGAGCGGGTTCTTGATCTCATGCGCGAGCATGGCTGCCAGCGCGATCACCGAGCGCGCGGCGCTGCGATGGGTGAGCTGCCGGTCCATCTTGTCGGCGATGGATCGCTCCTGGAGCATCACCACGATATGGCCGGGCCGCTCGGTGAGCGGAGCGACATGCAGATCGACCTGGCGGTCGCCGCCCATACGCGGCGTGCCGAGATCGACCTTGTATTCGTTGACCGCCGCGTTCGACGAGCGCACCTGGTCGATCAGTGCCAGCAAGGGGCTGCCGAACGGCACCAGCTCTTTCAGTGACTGGCGCTTCAGGAATTGCGTCGAGATATCGAAGAAGGCCTCGGTCGCGATGTTGGCGCCGACGATCTTGCCGTCCGGCCCGATCAGCAGCACGGGATTGGG is drawn from Bradyrhizobium diazoefficiens and contains these coding sequences:
- a CDS encoding nitrogen regulation protein NR(II); the protein is MSSAAEHRRPVSSDSDAILDALPNPVLLIGPDGKIVGANIATEAFFDISTQFLKRQSLKELVPFGSPLLALIDQVRSSNAAVNEYKVDLGTPRMGGDRQVDLHVAPLTERPGHIVVMLQERSIADKMDRQLTHRSAARSVIALAAMLAHEIKNPLSGIRGAAQLLEQQASSEDRMLTRLICDEADRIVTLVDRMEVFGDERPVVRGPVNIHSVLDHVKRLAQSGFARNIRFVEDYDPSLPPVLANQDQLIQVFLNLVKNAAEALIDVPDAEIQLTTAFRPGVRLSVPGQKTRVSLPLEFCVRDNGPGVPDDLLPNLFDPFVTTKQTGSGLGLALVAKIVGDHGGIIECESQPRKTNFRVLMPMYSTSAKPADHSSRDGSAGKSSSASQGAK